The following proteins are encoded in a genomic region of Deferribacterota bacterium:
- the greA gene encoding transcription elongation factor GreA, producing the protein MERIPITKEGYIKLKEELRRLKTIERRSVIEDIKEARSFGDLSENAEYDAAKEKQGFIEARISELESKMTRLEVIDVLNHASDKVTFGATVEIENMDTGEIKRYKLVGPDESDIKKNRISILSPIARALIGKKTGDEAIVNSPAGEVEYEIKSIKYE; encoded by the coding sequence AGAAGGTTATATAAAGTTGAAAGAGGAGTTGAGAAGATTAAAGACAATTGAGAGAAGATCTGTTATAGAGGATATTAAAGAAGCAAGATCTTTCGGGGATTTAAGTGAAAATGCTGAGTATGATGCAGCAAAAGAAAAACAAGGTTTTATTGAGGCACGTATTTCAGAATTAGAAAGCAAAATGACAAGATTGGAAGTAATTGATGTCTTAAACCATGCCTCAGATAAGGTAACCTTTGGAGCAACTGTGGAGATAGAGAATATGGATACTGGGGAGATTAAAAGATATAAGCTTGTTGGGCCTGATGAATCAGATATCAAGAAAAATCGAATTTCCATCTTATCACCAATTGCACGGGCTCTAATCGGCAAAAAAACTGGGGATGAAGCTATTGTAAACTCACCTGCAGGTGAAGTTGAATATGAAATTAAAAGTATTAAATATGAATAA